One window of the Georgenia soli genome contains the following:
- the fdxA gene encoding ferredoxin, with protein MPYTIAEPCIDIKDRACIDVCPVDCIYEGGRSLYIHPDECVDCGACEPVCPVEAIYFDADLPDEYEKYGADNREFFTGVLPGRDEPLGSPGGAAELGPLEVDTLLVQNLPEGINAGLLDDQRGSTGAQNKGL; from the coding sequence ATGCCGTACACAATCGCCGAGCCATGCATCGACATCAAAGACCGTGCGTGCATTGACGTGTGCCCGGTTGACTGCATCTACGAAGGCGGCCGTTCGCTGTACATCCACCCCGATGAATGCGTCGATTGCGGCGCGTGCGAGCCGGTCTGCCCGGTCGAGGCGATCTACTTCGACGCCGATCTGCCCGACGAGTACGAAAAGTACGGAGCGGACAATCGCGAGTTCTTCACCGGGGTGCTGCCCGGCCGCGACGAACCACTCGGTTCGCCCGGCGGGGCAGCGGAGCTCGGGCCACTCGAGGTGGACACCCTGCTCGTCCAGAATCTGCCCGAAGGTATCAATGCCGGTCTGTTGGACGACCAACGCGGCAGTACCGGTGCACAAAACAAGGGGCTCTAG
- a CDS encoding CaiB/BaiF CoA transferase family protein, with product MLSDIRVLDFTHVFMGPSCTQLLGDFGADVIKVESPRGDISRSVIVDEDGLDNPIFQSVNRNKRSVVLDLKREGGRKALLSLAATADVVVSNFRPGALDRLGVGESAIREVRPDIIWATGTGYGHAGPYCEKGGQDALAQAYSGVMYRAAEFGHPPAVYPTAICDYITGMHLFQGILLALKHRERTGEGQRIDVSLYDSMLHLQMQEAAMRLNREQEINWGGMPLTGVFPTRDSAICVVGGFHPHRLKALATALDAEEILDNPLFATLESRFRNRPALQEILRTKLLENTTAHWISKLEEQDILCAPVRNLSEALEDPQTVLNDMLIEMDHPVSGTVRMVGNPIHMSTPSWKVTRPAPTLGQHTEDVLRSIGYSDVDLDQLRNTGAISQCTGREVARSQ from the coding sequence ATGCTCAGCGACATAAGAGTTCTAGACTTCACGCACGTCTTCATGGGACCGAGCTGCACCCAATTACTCGGGGACTTCGGAGCCGACGTCATCAAGGTAGAAAGTCCACGCGGAGACATCTCCCGTTCGGTCATCGTAGACGAGGACGGCCTAGACAATCCGATTTTTCAAAGTGTCAACCGCAACAAACGTAGCGTTGTGCTCGATCTCAAGCGGGAAGGGGGGCGTAAGGCGCTCCTCAGTCTGGCCGCCACCGCGGATGTGGTGGTAAGTAACTTCCGGCCCGGAGCCCTCGACCGATTGGGCGTGGGTGAATCGGCGATACGAGAGGTTCGGCCGGACATCATCTGGGCCACCGGAACGGGCTACGGCCACGCCGGACCGTACTGCGAAAAGGGCGGCCAGGATGCCCTGGCTCAGGCCTATAGCGGTGTGATGTACCGCGCGGCGGAGTTCGGACATCCGCCAGCTGTCTACCCAACCGCGATATGCGACTACATCACCGGAATGCACCTTTTCCAAGGGATACTTCTGGCCCTCAAGCATCGTGAACGAACGGGCGAAGGGCAACGGATCGACGTGTCGCTCTACGACTCGATGCTCCACCTGCAGATGCAGGAGGCGGCGATGAGGCTCAACCGCGAACAAGAGATCAACTGGGGCGGCATGCCGCTGACGGGTGTGTTTCCGACCCGCGACAGCGCGATCTGCGTTGTCGGGGGTTTCCACCCGCATCGACTCAAAGCTCTCGCGACCGCCCTAGATGCTGAGGAGATACTCGACAACCCGCTCTTCGCAACGCTTGAGTCGCGATTTCGAAACCGACCCGCACTCCAGGAAATTCTCCGAACAAAGTTGCTCGAGAACACGACCGCGCACTGGATCAGCAAGCTCGAAGAACAGGACATACTCTGCGCGCCCGTACGAAACCTGTCCGAGGCGCTCGAGGATCCACAGACGGTTCTCAACGACATGCTCATAGAGATGGACCATCCAGTCTCGGGGACAGTGCGAATGGTGGGTAACCCGATTCACATGTCGACTCCGAGCTGGAAGGTCACCAGGCCAGCGCCAACCCTCGGCCAGCACACCGAGGACGTCCTACGTAGCATCGGCTACTCAGATGTTGATCTCGATCAGCTTCGCAACACCGGAGCCATTAGCCAATGCACAGGCCGCGAGGTCGCGAGGTCGCAATAG
- a CDS encoding TRAP transporter large permease, producing MGYALGLAFGALVLVAVPIGIALGLGSIFGLQFFSEIPLDIAAQRLASGLRNFPLLAIPLYIVAGALMNSSGITQRLVDFAYALVGHMRGGLSLVTIVTTAIFGGISGSQIADTSSVGRLMIPQMVARGYKPAHAVAVMATAGSMFVTIPPSISLIVFGVLAETSISDLFFWGLLVGIAFVVLMLVMAYAIAFITDQPKGRRMPFRQLLVASRQAIWSLMIPVVILGGIRLGIFTATEGGAVAVAVAIVIGFFIHKELTLKKMVHSLVESGVLVGVIMLVIAAAQMYSWALVMGQIPQTLTFWIQGLTENPFLILLLINLLLLLIGTVMEANSALIVFVPILLPITTAIGIDPVHFGLVFVVNLGLGLLTPPVGMCLQISCKIGNITLSQAIPAMVPWFITCLVFLAGVTYLPLLMG from the coding sequence ATGGGCTACGCACTCGGTCTCGCTTTCGGCGCCCTCGTCCTCGTTGCGGTGCCGATTGGCATCGCACTCGGGCTCGGCTCGATCTTTGGTCTGCAGTTCTTCAGCGAGATCCCGCTGGACATCGCCGCACAGCGACTTGCTTCGGGCCTGAGAAATTTCCCTCTCCTCGCCATCCCGCTTTACATCGTCGCAGGCGCGCTCATGAACTCGAGCGGCATAACGCAGCGGCTCGTCGACTTCGCCTACGCTCTCGTCGGGCACATGCGCGGCGGGCTCTCGCTCGTCACTATCGTGACGACGGCCATCTTCGGGGGGATCTCAGGATCCCAGATCGCTGATACGTCGAGCGTGGGTCGCCTCATGATCCCGCAGATGGTTGCGCGAGGCTACAAGCCCGCCCACGCGGTCGCCGTCATGGCGACCGCCGGGTCAATGTTCGTGACAATTCCGCCGAGCATCAGCCTCATCGTTTTCGGTGTGCTTGCCGAGACTTCGATCTCAGATCTGTTCTTCTGGGGCCTTCTGGTCGGCATCGCTTTCGTCGTGCTAATGCTCGTCATGGCATACGCCATCGCGTTCATCACCGATCAACCCAAGGGTCGGCGGATGCCGTTCCGTCAACTACTCGTCGCGTCCCGTCAGGCAATCTGGTCGCTAATGATTCCAGTCGTAATCCTAGGAGGGATCCGGCTGGGAATCTTCACGGCTACGGAGGGGGGTGCTGTCGCAGTCGCCGTAGCCATTGTGATCGGATTCTTCATTCACAAGGAACTCACGCTTAAGAAGATGGTCCACTCCCTCGTCGAGTCAGGCGTCCTGGTCGGCGTCATCATGCTGGTGATCGCCGCCGCTCAAATGTACTCCTGGGCTCTCGTGATGGGCCAGATTCCACAAACGCTGACATTCTGGATCCAGGGGCTCACAGAGAATCCGTTCCTCATCCTCCTCCTCATCAACTTGTTGCTGCTCCTCATTGGCACAGTCATGGAGGCAAACTCGGCGCTCATCGTCTTCGTGCCGATCCTGCTTCCCATCACGACCGCGATAGGGATCGATCCCGTGCATTTCGGGCTTGTCTTTGTGGTCAACCTTGGACTTGGCCTTCTCACGCCCCCCGTGGGAATGTGCTTGCAGATCTCCTGTAAAATTGGCAATATCACTTTGTCTCAGGCGATCCCTGCGATGGTTCCCTGGTTCATCACGTGCCTTGTCTTCCTCGCCGGCGTTACCTATCTGCCGCTGCTGATGGGGTGA
- a CDS encoding PDDEXK nuclease domain-containing protein: MAYVPRQDLDAADPEGYGELLEELKQRVRTSRVRAARAANTELLALYWSIGRDILQRQEQAGWGAKIVDRLARDLREAFPDQRGWSRRNLQYMRAFAAAWPDPAFVHQLGAQLPWRHVTVLLDRLDEPALREWYAAQAVEHGWSRNVLEHQIMNRLHSRVGAAPSNFDSHLPAPDSELAQQLTRDPYIFDHLDLTDRASERALEQALMDRLQGTLTAFGHGMAFVGRQVRLDVGDDVLVVDLLLFHVTQLRYVVVELKIGRFSPAYVGQLGTYVAVVDDRLRDHAIHAPTVGLLLCTSRDEQVVRYALASASAPLAVATYDTLTPEQRQDLPDLEGLTATLTDVLADTSRELASEEPTDN; this comes from the coding sequence ATGGCGTACGTGCCACGCCAGGACCTCGACGCCGCTGATCCTGAGGGCTACGGCGAGCTGCTCGAGGAGCTCAAGCAGCGGGTGCGCACCTCGCGGGTGCGGGCCGCACGGGCGGCGAACACCGAACTGCTGGCGCTGTACTGGTCGATCGGCAGGGACATCCTGCAGCGGCAGGAACAGGCTGGCTGGGGCGCGAAGATCGTCGACCGTCTGGCGCGCGACCTCCGCGAGGCCTTCCCCGACCAGCGAGGATGGTCACGGCGCAACCTGCAGTACATGCGCGCGTTCGCCGCGGCGTGGCCGGACCCGGCATTTGTGCACCAGCTTGGTGCACAACTCCCCTGGCGCCACGTCACCGTGCTGCTCGACCGGCTCGACGAGCCGGCACTGCGGGAATGGTACGCCGCCCAGGCCGTCGAGCACGGCTGGTCCCGCAACGTTCTCGAGCACCAGATCATGAACCGCCTCCACTCGCGCGTCGGCGCGGCGCCCTCGAACTTCGACAGCCACCTGCCTGCACCCGACTCCGAACTCGCCCAGCAGCTGACCCGCGACCCCTACATCTTCGACCACCTCGACCTGACCGACCGCGCGAGCGAGCGCGCCCTCGAACAGGCCCTGATGGACCGGCTGCAGGGCACCCTCACCGCCTTCGGGCACGGGATGGCGTTCGTCGGCCGGCAGGTCCGTCTCGACGTCGGTGACGACGTGCTCGTCGTCGACCTGCTCCTCTTCCACGTCACCCAGCTGCGCTACGTCGTCGTCGAGCTCAAGATCGGCCGCTTCTCCCCCGCCTACGTCGGACAGCTCGGCACCTACGTCGCCGTCGTCGACGACCGGCTCCGCGACCATGCCATCCACGCGCCCACCGTCGGGCTCCTGCTGTGCACCAGCCGCGACGAACAGGTCGTCCGCTACGCCCTCGCCAGCGCCAGCGCTCCCCTCGCAGTCGCCACCTACGACACCCTCACCCCCGAGCAACGCCAGGATCTCCCCGATCTCGAGGGACTGACAGCGACCCTCACAGACGTCCTCGCCGACACGTCACGCGAACTTGCGAGTGAAGAGCCCACCGACAACTGA
- a CDS encoding Fis family transcriptional regulator — protein sequence MARPRKASDPASFPEACGRCGQHYQVAARWPDGPVCGYCYQRAKRTRGTCACGHTGVLPGIADGQPACRQCSGVKLNVDCRTCGAEDEVYDGGRCWTCVLAATVDRLLTNPATGTVSPELVPMVTALKSMERANSGLTWIRQPHVTAFLQHLAVAPAITHEALDELPASRTRDYVRGLLVEHGALPRRDELLVRFTAWSRQALDRLPAGEHRDIADRFVRWHLIRRMNAAPGAVTQGTFLRSKQTTTVTIDFLTWLTARGTPLDRLTQADLDAWQAGGPTTRELASRFLAWAIKAHLVDPDLRMQPHRRGTADKLPSVEQTAAVQAVVHHDDLTARDRLAGILVLVLGQQVEDVVRLTWNDATVTDDLATITLGKAPITLPPPLDEPLRQLLEEPGHGRTAAHPHSPWIFRGRSPGHHLGAAHLRQRLKTVCSTRAARLGTLAELARTSPIPVLAEILGYHQTTLERHAVASANAHSRYIAARR from the coding sequence ATGGCTAGACCCCGCAAGGCCAGCGACCCGGCCAGCTTCCCCGAGGCCTGCGGCCGCTGCGGCCAGCACTACCAGGTCGCCGCCCGCTGGCCCGACGGTCCCGTCTGCGGCTACTGCTACCAACGCGCCAAACGCACCCGCGGCACCTGCGCCTGCGGCCACACCGGCGTCCTGCCCGGCATCGCCGACGGACAACCAGCCTGCCGGCAGTGCTCGGGCGTCAAGCTCAACGTCGACTGCCGCACCTGCGGCGCGGAGGATGAGGTCTACGACGGCGGCCGCTGCTGGACCTGCGTGCTCGCGGCGACGGTCGACCGGTTGCTGACCAACCCCGCCACCGGGACCGTCTCTCCCGAGCTCGTGCCGATGGTGACGGCCCTGAAGTCGATGGAACGCGCCAACAGCGGCCTGACCTGGATCCGGCAACCGCACGTCACCGCGTTCCTCCAGCACCTCGCCGTCGCCCCCGCCATCACCCACGAGGCGCTCGACGAGCTCCCGGCCTCGCGCACCCGGGACTACGTCCGTGGCCTCCTCGTCGAGCACGGCGCACTACCCCGCCGCGACGAGCTCCTGGTCCGGTTCACTGCCTGGAGCCGCCAGGCGCTCGACCGGCTACCTGCTGGCGAGCACCGCGACATCGCCGACCGGTTCGTCCGCTGGCACCTCATCCGCCGCATGAACGCCGCGCCGGGCGCGGTCACCCAGGGCACCTTCCTGCGCTCGAAGCAGACCACGACCGTGACCATCGACTTCCTGACCTGGCTCACCGCCCGCGGCACCCCCCTGGACCGGCTCACCCAGGCCGACCTCGACGCCTGGCAGGCCGGCGGACCCACCACACGCGAGCTCGCCAGCCGCTTCCTCGCCTGGGCCATCAAGGCCCACCTCGTCGATCCGGACCTGCGCATGCAGCCCCACCGCCGCGGCACCGCCGACAAGCTGCCCTCCGTCGAGCAGACCGCGGCCGTTCAGGCCGTCGTCCACCACGACGACCTCACCGCCAGGGACCGCCTCGCCGGCATCCTCGTCCTGGTCCTGGGCCAGCAGGTCGAGGACGTCGTCCGCCTCACCTGGAACGACGCCACCGTCACCGACGACCTGGCCACGATCACTCTCGGCAAAGCGCCGATCACTCTCCCGCCGCCGCTCGACGAGCCGCTGCGCCAGCTCCTCGAAGAACCTGGGCACGGCCGCACGGCCGCGCACCCCCACAGCCCGTGGATCTTCAGAGGCCGCTCCCCCGGCCACCACCTCGGCGCAGCCCACCTGCGCCAACGACTCAAGACCGTCTGCTCCACCAGAGCCGCCCGCCTCGGCACCCTCGCCGAGCTCGCCAGGACAAGCCCGATCCCGGTCCTCGCCGAGATCCTCGGCTATCACCAGACCACCCTCGAACGCCACGCCGTCGCATCCGCAAACGCCCACAGCCGCTACATCGCGGCGCGCCGCTGA
- a CDS encoding tyrosine-type recombinase/integrase: MELVPGRVPDFLADNGVGLLRAEDRVFEAMVDGWRAQLLARGLTTAFIQSSCRLVERFQEHSNEYPWTWSAHHVDEFFADRRSGERPLALSTLRAHSGAIRAFCAYLTDSRYGWARLCERVFGDVPSQVVFEWNTPRHTTDDAVPPRRRSFARGELQTFFDTADDLVDAEFAKGSKRWLPALRDSIAFKVAYAYGLRRRELALLESVDFGPNPHVPDFGRFGSVQVRWAKGTKGSGPRRRTVLTVPEFDWVVALLEFWLSPDGRARFATADRSTLMWPSERAGGAALRNFDRSFQRLRELAGLPAELSLHALRHSYVTHLIEAGYDPLFVQQQVGHSYSSTTALYTSVSADFKHKTIQRMIARRIGADDGTDGSSHE; encoded by the coding sequence ATGGAGCTGGTTCCGGGGCGGGTTCCCGACTTTCTGGCGGACAACGGTGTCGGCCTGCTGCGTGCCGAGGACCGGGTGTTCGAGGCGATGGTCGACGGCTGGCGCGCGCAGCTGCTGGCCCGCGGGCTGACGACGGCGTTTATCCAGTCCTCGTGCCGGCTGGTCGAGCGGTTCCAGGAGCATTCCAACGAGTACCCGTGGACGTGGTCGGCGCATCATGTCGATGAGTTCTTCGCGGATCGCCGCAGCGGCGAACGGCCGTTGGCGCTGTCGACCCTGCGGGCCCACTCCGGCGCGATCCGGGCGTTCTGCGCCTACCTCACCGACTCGCGGTACGGATGGGCGCGCCTGTGCGAACGGGTGTTCGGTGACGTGCCCTCGCAGGTGGTGTTCGAGTGGAACACCCCGCGTCACACGACCGACGACGCGGTCCCGCCGCGGCGGCGCAGCTTCGCCCGGGGCGAGCTGCAGACCTTCTTCGACACCGCCGACGACCTGGTCGACGCCGAGTTCGCCAAGGGCTCCAAGCGCTGGTTGCCGGCGCTGCGGGACTCGATCGCGTTCAAGGTGGCCTACGCCTACGGGCTGCGCCGGCGCGAGCTCGCGTTGCTCGAGTCTGTCGACTTCGGCCCCAACCCGCACGTGCCCGACTTCGGGCGGTTCGGCTCGGTCCAGGTCCGGTGGGCTAAGGGCACCAAGGGCTCCGGACCACGGCGGCGCACCGTGCTCACCGTGCCGGAGTTCGACTGGGTCGTCGCCCTGCTGGAGTTCTGGCTCTCCCCCGACGGTCGGGCACGCTTTGCGACCGCGGACCGCTCCACGCTCATGTGGCCCTCCGAACGCGCGGGTGGCGCCGCGCTGCGCAACTTCGACCGCTCCTTCCAACGGCTCCGGGAGCTCGCGGGCCTGCCGGCCGAGCTGTCGCTACACGCCCTGCGCCACTCCTACGTCACCCACCTGATCGAGGCCGGCTACGACCCGCTCTTCGTCCAGCAGCAGGTCGGCCACAGCTACTCCTCCACCACCGCGCTCTACACCTCGGTCTCGGCCGACTTCAAGCACAAGACCATCCAGCGCATGATCGCCCGCCGCATCGGCGCGGACGACGGCACAGACGGGAGCAGCCATGAGTGA
- a CDS encoding SDR family oxidoreductase: protein MTTSRVAVVFAASSGLGRACARALARDGHRVVMCARDEARLRDAVDEVRGEGASTVGVNADVSNPDDVIRVLETARGEFGAVDILVANAGGPPPGDFRSIGPAEWEIAHRLTLMSVVNGIYAALPDLEKSSAGRIIVLGSSSVRRPLDGLVLSNVYRPGISGLVASLAVEFGPFGITVNMVSPGKIETDRIRTLDALRAERAGVEVEKVRASTAQQIPMGRYGQPDELGAAVAFLASDEAGYITGQSIMVDGGLVASPH, encoded by the coding sequence GTGACCACTAGTCGCGTGGCAGTTGTTTTCGCTGCAAGTTCCGGGCTGGGACGGGCATGCGCACGTGCGCTCGCCCGCGACGGTCACAGAGTTGTGATGTGCGCGCGGGATGAAGCGCGGCTAAGAGACGCAGTTGACGAAGTGCGCGGTGAGGGGGCCTCAACGGTTGGCGTCAATGCCGACGTCTCGAATCCCGACGATGTGATCCGAGTGCTCGAGACCGCGCGCGGAGAGTTCGGGGCCGTCGACATCTTGGTCGCGAACGCTGGTGGGCCGCCTCCGGGCGACTTTCGCTCAATCGGTCCAGCTGAGTGGGAAATAGCGCATCGCCTCACGCTGATGAGCGTGGTCAACGGCATCTACGCCGCCCTGCCCGATCTTGAGAAGAGCTCGGCCGGACGGATCATCGTACTTGGCTCCTCCAGTGTGCGCCGTCCCCTCGACGGCCTGGTCCTCTCGAACGTCTATCGGCCCGGCATCTCCGGACTGGTCGCATCCCTGGCCGTCGAGTTCGGCCCGTTCGGTATCACGGTGAACATGGTTTCCCCCGGAAAGATCGAGACCGACCGGATTCGAACGCTAGACGCGCTACGCGCCGAGCGGGCCGGCGTAGAGGTCGAAAAGGTCAGGGCGAGCACCGCACAACAGATTCCCATGGGACGTTACGGCCAGCCTGACGAACTGGGCGCCGCCGTCGCGTTTCTTGCCTCGGATGAGGCGGGATACATCACTGGGCAAAGCATCATGGTTGACGGCGGCCTCGTCGCCTCACCGCACTGA
- a CDS encoding calcineurin-like phosphoesterase C-terminal domain-containing protein, whose translation MTLSTRRIALACGGAVLAGLVVPGAAASATPTEQTADGVVYDDQNQNGRRDAGEPGVAGVAVSNGLDVVTTDADGAYELPVDDETIIFVTKPRGYMVPVNDVQLPQFYYLHYPNGTPHDLRYGGIEPTGPLPESVDFPLVRQEDNEKFDALVLADPQTYTSGEIEELRQDIVAELAGTDAAFGLTVGDVVNDPLHLFPEHNAAVAEIGIPWWNLPGNHDMDYDAPSDEHATDTYKSVFGPTNYSFDYGKVHFVAMDNIEKVGAGKAYRAHLNEEQLAWLANDLANVPEDRLVVLATHSPLRTDATPSTGLNLNDESLQGLFDVLGDRRHVYSFAGHDTSNSWQMYLGEDEGWTGAEPFHHQVLAEARGGGWGSGPVDERGVSAADMADGNPNGYYTMSFDGVEYTPRYKAASLPADFQMRLSFSGGAAGRTHVPSGPSGSGDFAEPVVYHPRDWDEERWTVPTLTANVFDGGERHTVEVSVDGRPFTAMTQSEPANDPYITELFARYDGTPERPARPEPSSHLWTVPLPHNIAPGAHTVTVRSTDPYGQVSTSTAQFNVVAGKPNVG comes from the coding sequence ATGACGCTGTCCACACGAAGGATCGCGCTCGCCTGCGGCGGCGCTGTGCTCGCCGGCCTCGTCGTTCCCGGAGCGGCTGCGTCGGCCACCCCGACGGAGCAGACGGCCGACGGGGTCGTCTACGACGACCAGAACCAGAACGGCCGGCGTGACGCAGGAGAGCCCGGCGTCGCCGGCGTAGCCGTCTCGAACGGACTCGACGTCGTCACCACCGATGCCGACGGAGCCTACGAGCTGCCCGTCGACGACGAGACGATCATCTTCGTCACCAAGCCGCGCGGCTACATGGTCCCTGTCAACGACGTCCAGCTCCCGCAGTTCTACTACCTGCACTACCCCAACGGGACACCGCACGACCTGCGCTACGGAGGCATCGAGCCGACTGGGCCGCTGCCTGAGTCCGTCGACTTCCCGCTCGTCAGGCAGGAGGACAACGAGAAGTTCGACGCCCTCGTGCTCGCGGACCCGCAGACCTACACCTCGGGGGAGATCGAGGAGCTGCGCCAGGACATTGTGGCGGAGCTCGCCGGGACCGACGCCGCCTTCGGCCTCACGGTCGGCGACGTCGTGAACGACCCGCTGCACCTCTTCCCCGAGCACAACGCAGCCGTCGCCGAGATCGGGATCCCCTGGTGGAACCTGCCCGGCAACCACGACATGGACTACGACGCACCCAGCGACGAGCACGCGACCGACACCTACAAGTCCGTCTTCGGGCCCACGAACTACTCGTTCGACTACGGCAAGGTCCACTTCGTCGCGATGGACAACATCGAGAAGGTGGGTGCGGGGAAGGCCTACCGCGCACACCTGAACGAGGAACAGCTCGCCTGGCTCGCGAACGACCTCGCGAACGTGCCCGAGGACAGACTGGTGGTGCTCGCCACCCACAGCCCGCTCCGCACCGACGCGACGCCGTCCACCGGGCTCAACCTCAACGACGAGAGCCTCCAGGGGCTCTTCGACGTGCTCGGGGACCGGAGGCACGTCTACAGCTTCGCCGGGCACGACACCTCGAACAGCTGGCAGATGTACCTCGGCGAGGACGAGGGCTGGACGGGCGCCGAGCCGTTCCATCACCAGGTGCTCGCCGAGGCGCGGGGTGGTGGATGGGGTTCCGGGCCGGTCGACGAGCGCGGCGTCTCCGCCGCCGACATGGCAGACGGAAACCCCAACGGCTACTACACGATGAGCTTCGACGGCGTCGAGTACACCCCGCGCTACAAGGCGGCGAGCCTGCCGGCAGACTTCCAGATGCGCCTGTCGTTCTCCGGAGGCGCCGCCGGCAGAACCCATGTTCCGTCGGGGCCGAGCGGTTCCGGTGACTTCGCGGAGCCGGTCGTCTACCACCCGCGCGACTGGGACGAGGAGCGCTGGACCGTGCCGACCCTGACCGCGAACGTCTTCGATGGCGGTGAGCGACACACGGTAGAGGTGTCGGTCGACGGGCGGCCCTTCACGGCGATGACTCAGTCCGAGCCGGCGAACGACCCGTACATCACCGAGCTGTTCGCACGGTACGACGGCACACCTGAGCGCCCGGCCAGACCGGAACCCTCCTCCCACCTGTGGACCGTTCCACTGCCCCACAACATCGCTCCCGGCGCCCACACCGTCACCGTGCGCAGCACCGACCCCTACGGCCAGGTGTCGACCTCGACCGCGCAGTTCAATGTCGTGGCAGGCAAACCCAACGTCGGCTGA
- a CDS encoding helix-turn-helix domain-containing protein: MSEQRRIGYRWNLRQLMAQRNLWKTTELIPLLKARGINLSNAQVHRLVTVTPERIPARTFAALCDILECTPSDLFEPYVEMRAAATANAPRRPEDIGVKPGQPIARRIRVLPADHDG, encoded by the coding sequence ATGAGTGAGCAGCGACGCATCGGCTACCGCTGGAACCTGCGGCAGCTGATGGCCCAACGGAACCTGTGGAAGACCACCGAGCTCATCCCCCTGCTCAAGGCACGCGGGATCAACCTGTCCAACGCCCAGGTCCACCGCCTGGTCACCGTGACGCCCGAGCGCATCCCGGCCCGCACCTTCGCCGCCCTGTGCGACATCCTCGAGTGCACCCCCAGCGACCTGTTCGAGCCCTACGTCGAGATGCGGGCCGCCGCGACCGCCAACGCGCCGCGCCGGCCCGAGGACATCGGCGTCAAACCCGGGCAGCCCATCGCCCGCCGGATCCGGGTCCTACCGGCCGACCACGATGGCTAG
- a CDS encoding GntR family transcriptional regulator, with protein sequence MQHVNLRDRAYEAIRTAIVSKEIPPGARLSEAKLAAMLQVSKTPVREALVRLAGIGLIEHDGRSGLRVPEPSVEAIRNAYELREGLEAQSGRLAARSVSAEAVQPAFKAAAECLHAAENGDSQGFRLGDRRFHMSLSRATGNPYLAEAVANAYDLALSLRMRDTPVVGFNIECAQDHMGVLEAVDARDESLAAERMLAHVAKIKETVLASYPTGIAAAG encoded by the coding sequence ATGCAGCACGTGAACCTGCGTGATCGTGCCTACGAAGCGATTCGGACCGCGATCGTCTCCAAGGAGATTCCGCCCGGAGCTCGGCTTTCTGAAGCGAAGCTCGCGGCGATGCTCCAGGTGAGCAAGACGCCGGTCCGTGAAGCTCTCGTACGCCTTGCCGGGATCGGCCTCATTGAGCATGACGGTCGCTCTGGCTTGCGGGTGCCGGAGCCTTCCGTAGAGGCGATTCGCAACGCCTACGAGTTGCGAGAAGGCCTTGAGGCCCAGTCGGGGCGTCTCGCGGCCCGGAGCGTCTCGGCTGAGGCGGTACAGCCAGCCTTCAAGGCTGCAGCGGAATGCCTGCATGCGGCTGAGAATGGTGACAGTCAGGGATTCCGTCTCGGAGACCGGCGCTTCCATATGTCGCTCTCTCGTGCCACCGGAAACCCGTATCTGGCCGAAGCCGTTGCGAATGCCTACGATCTTGCGTTGTCACTGCGGATGCGGGACACGCCCGTTGTCGGCTTCAACATTGAGTGCGCGCAGGACCACATGGGGGTCCTTGAGGCCGTCGACGCTCGGGATGAGTCACTTGCGGCCGAGCGCATGCTGGCCCATGTCGCCAAGATCAAGGAGACCGTGCTCGCGTCTTATCCGACGGGGATTGCCGCCGCGGGATGA